The genome window TTGGGCGTCGAGCTGCCGGCTCCGGCCAAGCCATTGCTCGATTACATGTCGCGAAACTTTTCCCGGCCAGGCTTTCAGGAGAGCCTATCCTCCATAGAACAGGCAATGCGTTGAGGAGATGCCCATGAACTCAAGCCGTCCATACCTGATTCGATCGCTTTACGAGTGGATCGTAGATAACGATTGCACGCCTCATCTGCTGGTTAACGCTGACTACAAAGGCGTTCAGGTGCCCTCCGGTTATGCGAGTGACGGGCAGATCGTATTGAATGTTTCGCCCCAGGCCGTTCGTCATTTGTTGATGGATAATGATGCCGTCAGTTTCGAAGGGCGCTTTGGTGGCGTGCCACAAACCCTGTTTATTCCGGCAATGGCAGTCCTGGCGATTTATGCCAGAGAGAACGGTCAGGGTATGGTTTTCGAGCTGGAGCAGCCGGAAGTCGAGCAGGAAGTTTCTGCAGCTGATCAGGCTTCGCCAGAAGTGCAGCCGCCCAATCCGGGCGGGCGTCCGAGCCTGAAAGTGGTCAAGTAAATAAAAAGGCGACCCGAGGTCGCCTTTTTATTTACAGCCAGACTGTTTAGTTTAATTGGTGTATTCGAAGAGTTTGACGACCTTTTGTACGCCTGCAGCTCCTGAAACGACAGCTGTGGCGCTTGCGCCTTCCTGACGGGTCACTATGCCCATAAGGAAAACCACCCCGTTTTCGGTGATGACCTTTATGCGGGCGCTCGGGACTGTTGAGTCAGCGAGCATCAATGTCTTGATTTTAGAGGTGATCAAGGCGTCATTGCTGCGTACCAGCAGCGAGGTGGGCTCCATGATCTGCAGCTCGTTATGCACGGTGCGGACCCCGCGTACCGAGCGTGCGGCTTGCCCGGCACGATCCTTCAGCTCGGCTCTGGGAGTCTGCCCGGCTATCAGAATGACGCCGTTATAACTGCTGGTGACAATGTGCGAGGTCGGGCTGCTCAGGTCGGGCGCTGCATCACTGATGGCAGAATTCACATCCGGGTCGAGAAACTGGTCATCAATCTTGTTGCCCATGCTGCGGTTACTGCAGGCTCCAAGCAAAAGAGTCGAGGCGAGTGCTGCAACCAGAAGGCTATTGCGGGTCATTCTTCACTCCCAAATAGTTGATGGTCAATCAGGTCGCACAGGCAGTGAATTGCCAGCAGGTGAACTTCCTGGATGCGAGCAGTAACTTTTGACGGTACACGAATTTCGACATCTTCAGGCAGCAACAGGGAGGCCATGCCGCCGCCATCTCGGCCGGTCAGGGCGACGACCAGCATTTCCCGGTCGTGTGCGGCCTGGATCGCCTGAATGACGTTTGCTGAATTTCCGCTGGTGGAGATAGCCAGAAGAATGTCTCCCGGACGGCCGAGCGCACGAATCTGTTTCGAGAAGACTTCGTTATAGCTGTAATCGTTGGCGATCGAGGTAATCGTCGAACTGTCAGTGGTAAGTGCAATTGCCGGTAGGCTGGGGCGCTCGCGCTCGAAGCGATTAAGCAGTTCCGAGGAAAAGTGCTGGGCGTCACCAGCCGAACCACCATTGCCACAGGTGAGAATTTTTCCTTCATTGAGCAGCGCATTTACCATCAGCAGGCTTGCCTCGGCGATGCTTGGTGGTAGTGAATCGATAGCCAGCTGTTTGGTTTCTATGCTGGCCTGGAAAAGCTGTCGAATGCGAGATTGCATTTCCATCGGGTTTAACCTTTCTAAGTTATGTATTCGGCATCGGTCAGGCTGCCTCAGTGCTTGCCTGTCTGCGTAGTTCCTTTAGCCAGCAAGTAAAACATTGCCCTTGTTCAGCTTTCAAATGCGCTTTTCAGCCAGTTCAGCTGTGGTGAGTCCGGCTGTTTGCCCGGCTCGATGGCGATGACATCAAACCGGCAGGGTGACTTGCTCCAGCGCGGCTCGCTTTGTAAATACTGTTGTGCAGCCAGTATCAGTTTGCCACGTTTACGCATGTCCACGCTTTCCAGGGCGCCTCCCCAGGCCGCGTGCTTGCGAAACCGCACCTCGACAAATACCAGGGTATTCCCTTCGAGCATTATCAGATCCAGCTCGCCACGCTTGCAGCGCCAGTTCTGTGCGACAAGCGTAAGGCCGTTTTGTTCCAGATGCTGGCGGGCAAGCTTCTCTGCTGTTTGCCCGCTGTGCTGGCTAATCCCCATCAGAGTGGCTGGACAAATCCATCACGAAACTCGGCCCATGGCAACTGGCGAACCACCCGTTGTGTCGGGCTCAGGCTGAGCAGGCCGGAGAGTCCCTGGGTATTGCTGTCAGGCAGCGCTTTCAGCTGGGCCAGATACGAGGTCAGCAGGTAGGCATCGTTGCCCATGGCGAACAGGCGACCCATGCTGCCCGCTGCTTGCGGCCATTGTGCAATTACCTGCTGTTGCAGGGGGGCCGAAGTATTCAGCAGCCAGGGGGTTTCACAGAAGAGGATGCCGTTCAGGTCTGCGGGTTGTGGCTGGTTGATCGAACCGCCAAGCAGGTGCGAGGTGGCATATACCGGCACGTCACCGGCGTACTGGAAGGCAAGGGTGGGCTTGATCTGTTGTGCCTGTTGCGGTGTGGCGGCGAGGAAAATGAAGTCAATGTCCTGGCGGCGCGCCGGTTGTGAGGCAATATCGACACCCAGTAGTGATTTCAGGCGTTTGGCGCGTGCTTCGCTGTCGCGCAGTTGAAACAGGCTGGCTATTTGCTGGGCCAGCTCGACCGGCTGTTCGACATGCTCAGCTGCGATCAGGCTGCCGCCTTCTGCCAGCCAGCTCTGCTGGAAAGCTGCCAGTGTTCTGTCACCCCACTCGCCGCGAGGTACCAGTGCTACAGCGCGACGCATGCCGTCAGCCCATGCACGGCGTGCCACTTCGCGTGCTTCGTCTTCGGCAGAAAGCCCGAATTGAAACAGTTGGGGCGGGCCGGGTTCTGTTGTATCGCTATAGTTCAGTGCCAGAGTTGTGATCGGCAGCTGGGATTGGGCGTTAAGCTGCCTGACCAGTGGTTTTTCCAGCGGGCCAACCACAAGGTCAATGCCATCCAGCTTGGCCTGCTGGTAGAACTGATCCATCGAGGTCAGCTGGCTGCTGTCATAGAGAATGATTTCCGGAGCCGAGGCGCCGCTCGCCAGCGTCTGGTAATAGGCAGCCATGAAACCGTTGCGCAGGGCTTCAGCCACCGAGGCCAGCTGGCCTTGCTGAGGCAGCAGCAGGCCTACCTTGTTAGGTGACTGACTGGCCAGTGCCTTGATCTCGGTCAGCGGCTTGGGCAGCTTGAGTGCTGCCGGGTGTTGCGGGTTTTTGTTGCGCCAGTCGTCGATAGCCGCTTGTTGTTGCTCCAGGCTGCTGGCGCTGCGGGAAATTTGTGCCAGCGCAAGCCATCCGGACAGATCGGCATCGTTGCCGGCTTGCAACTGATCATTGGGCAGGCTGGCGACCAGCTCCCAGATCATCTCGTGATTACTGCTTGCCGTATCCCCGCTGAGCAGGGGTGCAATGAACACGCGCTCGCGCGCAGCGGCCAGAGTCTGGTTGTCGGCCTGGAGGGCTTCCGCACGCACCAGCGAGCTGCGCACCTGCTGCTTGACGGGTAGCTGTGCGAGGTACTGAAAGCTGGGGTGGTTCAGGTCATTGAGCGCGCTCTTGGGTTTGTTGCGATGCAGCGCCAGTTCGGCCTGCAGGGTTTGTGCGTAGACCTGTTGCGCCGGCTGCAGGCTTTGCAGGGGGACTTGCTGGAGGATGCTGCTGGACCGCATGAAATCCTGTTGCTGATAGGCAAGATCTGCAGCAGAAAGGCGCAGCGCATTGGCTTCTTCGGGATCGCTGTCGTTGGCTTCTTCAAGCATTTGCTCGATGCTGGCGTCAGGAGCGCTCGGCAGCTCGCCAATGGAGCCACCCTGCTTGCTGGCGCAGGCAGCCAGCAAGCAGGCCATGAAAAGTACTGTGAGTGGGCGCAGGCAGACGTTCATTGAGCTATTCCGATACTCGGTTCAAGAGTCCGCGATTGTACCCAAGCCCTGCCCATGGTGCGATCTTGCCGTACCAGTTATGACTACAATGGCGAAATTATTTGCATTCCGGAGGTTTCCGTTGAAGGTCCCAGAGCTACCTACCCAGTCCAGCGGTACGCTTTATGTGGTCGCCACACCAATAGGAAATCTGGAAGATATCAGTGCCAGGGCCCTGCGCATCCTGGCCGAGGTGGCCTTGATCGCCGCCGAAGACACCCGTCATTCCGCACGTCTGCTCCAGCATTTTGGTATTGCCACGCCGTTGCAGGCCTGCCATGAGCATAACGAGCGCGAACAGGGTGGACGCTTCATCGGCCGGCTGCAGGCGGGAGATGATGTGGCGCTGATTTCTGATGCCGGTACCCCGCTGATCTCGGATCCGGGCTATCATCTGGTGCGCCAGGCGCGGGCTATGGGCATCCGGGTGGTGCCGGTTCCGGGCGCCTGTGCGCTGATCGCTGCACTGTCAGCGGCAGGCTTGCCATCCGACCGGTTTATCTTCGAGGGATTCCTGCCGGCGAAAATGGCCGCACGGCGTGCGCGTCTGGAGTTGTTGCGTGAAGAGCCTCGCACGTTGATTTTCTATGAGGCACCCCATCGCATTCTTGAATGTATCGAGGATATGCGCCTGGTCTTCGGTGCCGAACGGCTGGCCTTGCTGGGGCGCGAGTTGACCAAGACTTTCGAGACGCTCAAGAGTCTGCCCCTGGGCGAGCTGTATGACTGGGTTGCGGCGGACAGCAATCAGCAGCGTGGCGAATGTGTGCTGCTGGTGGCTGGCTGGGAGGCTCCGGCGGGGGACGAGCAGGTGAGTGCAGGGGTTATGCGTGTGCTTGACCTGCTGCTGGCGGAACTGCCGCTCAAGCGAGCAGCTGCGCTGGCGGCCGAGATTACCGGGGTACGCAAGAATCTGCTTTATCAGCAGGCGCTGGAGCGGCAGAAGGGCGCTTGAGCTTGTTCTCTGGCTGGCAGGTGGTTAACCTTGCCGGCGGAGAGTCGATCGGACAGTCGCTGCCTTCGCAAGAAGGGGGAGGAAAGTCCGGGCTCCATAGGGCAGAGCGCCAGGTAACGCCTGGGAGGCGTGAGCCTACGGAAAGTGCCACAGAAAATAACCGCCTAAGCACGCAAGTGCCGGTAAGGGTGAAAAGGTGCGGTAAGAGCGCACCGCGCGGCTGGTAACAGTCCGTGGCTAGGCAAACCCCGCTCGGAGCAAGACCAAATAGGGTTCCATTGGCGTGGCCCGCGCTGGAACCGGGTAGGTTGCTAAAGGCGTGCAGTGATGTACGTCGTAGAGGAATGACTGTCCTCGACAGAACCCGGCTTACAGATCGACTCTCCTCTTTTTACTTCCAGCCTGCGCGAAATTCTCCCAGGTAATACCAAAAAATTCTTACTCTTCATAAATCACTTTAACTTCGTGATTCATGGCGCTGTGTTCGCTTGTTTTTGGTTAATTTTCATCCGTCAAAAGACTGCATATCCTTCCGCTTTCGCAGCTAAATCACCGCCCCGTAAGGATTTTTCCCTATTTGCGCGCCTTGACGGTGGGTGCTCTGCGTTCCTATAGTGTGCACAAGTGGTAGAAAGTGGGTTGAAGTGGTTTTTTATGGCTAGGAAAGCCGATTAATAAGGGGAAATGCAGCAGTGTTTCGTGGAGCCAACGCCATCAGTCTCGACGCCAAAGGGCGCCTCGCGATGCCAAGCCGGTATCGTGAAGAGCTTGTTGCGCGTTGTGCCGGCCAGCTCATCGTGACCATTGACGCGATTGACCCCTGTTTGTGTGTTTATCCCCTGGCCGAGTGGGAGCTGATCGAAGCCAAGCTGCGCGAACTGCCTTCCCTGCGCGAAGAGAGCCGTCGCCTGCAGCGCCTGCTGATCGGTAACGCCGTGGATATCGAGCTGGATGGCAATGGCCGCTTCCTGGTGCCGCCGCGTCTGCGCGAATATGCCCGGCTGGACAAGCACGCGATGCTGGTGGGCCAGTTGAACAAGTTTCAATTGTGGGACGAAGCTGCCTGGAACGCGATTGCGGATGCGGACCTGGCGGCAATCAAGCAATCCGGCAGCCTGCCGGAAGAACTTCGCGATCTGATCCTGTGATTATGACCACTGCCTATAACCATGTGACCGTATTGCTGGACGAGGCTGTAACTGCCTTGGCGGTGCGTCCGGCTGGCTGTTACGTGGATGGCACCTTTGGTCGTGGCGGGCATAGCCGGTTGATTCTCCAGCAATTGGGGGGTGACGGCAGGCTGCTTGGCTTTGACAAGGACCCTCTGGCGATTGCCGAGGGACAAAAGCTGGCGGCCGAAGATGGCCGCTTTGTCGTTGTGCAGCGCAGCTTTGCCGAGATGGCCGAAGTTCTGGCCGAGCGGGATCTGGCCGGCAAAGTGGACGGCATTCTGCTGGATCTCGGGGTGTCGTCTCCGCAGCTGGATGATCCCGAGCGCGGCTTCAGTTTCATGCAGGACGGTCCGCTGGACATGCGCATGGATCCGTCGCGCGGAGTGAGCGCTGCCCAGTGGATCAATACGGCTGCTGAAGAAGACATCGCCCGCGCCTTCAAGGAGTACGGCGAGGAGCGCTTTTCCCGGCGCATGGCGCGTGCCGTGGTGTTGCGGCGTGCCGAGCAGCCTTTCGAGCGTACGGCCGATCTGGCCAAGGTGCTTACTGTTGCCAATCCGGCCTGGGAGAAAGGCAAGAATCCGGCAACCCGCGCATTTCAGGGGCTGCGAATCCAGGTCAATGGCGAGCTGGAAGACCTGCAAAGCGGTTTGCAGGCGGCGCTGGAGGTGCTGGCAGTCGGCGGGCGGCTGGTAGTGATCAGCTTCCACTCGCTGGAAGATCGCATGGTCAAGCAGTTTATGCGCGTGCAGGCCAAAGGCGAGGCCGACCGCTTGCCGCGCAACCTGCCGGTCATCCCGAAAGTGTTCGAGCCGCGCCTGAAGCTGATGGGTAAGCCGCAGTTTGCCAGTGACGCAGAAACCCGTGCCAACCCTCGTTCGCGCAGTGCGGTGATGCGTGTTGCGGAGAAACTGAGATGAAGCGCAATCAGGCCAAGCCATTGCCAGCCGGGAGCTTGCTGTTGCTGTTGCTGTTTATTGGCGTGCTGGGCTCGGCGCTGGCGGTTTCCTACAGCGCCCATGTGCATCGCCAGTTGCTCAATGGTCTGTTTGACGAGTTGAACGCGCGTGACAAGTTGCAAGCCGAGTGGGGCCGTCTGATCCTTGAGCAGAGTACCTGGACTGCCCATAGCCGGATTGAGAATCTGGCAGTTGCGCAGCTGCACATGCGTATCCCCGAGCCGGCCGAAGTGCAGTTGGTGAAGCCATGATTCGTCTCGAAGGCGCGGTCTATCCATGGCGCTTCCGCATCGTGCTGGTGCTGCTGGGGCTGATGGTGTGTGCCATAGCCTGGCGGATCGTCGATCTGCAGGTGATCGACCGGGAGTTCCTGCAGGGCCAGGGTGATGCGCGCAGCGTACGGCACATGCCGATTCCGGCCCATCGCGGTCTGATCACCGACCGCAATGGTGAGCCGCTGGCTGTCAGTACGCCGGTAATTACCTTGTGGATCAATCCGCAGGAACTGGCTGCGGTCGAGTCGCGCTGGCCGGAGCTGGCCAACGCCGTGGGCCAGAACCCGGCCGATTTGAGTGCCCGTCTGCGGGCGAACAAGGACCGCGAATTCTTGTACCTGGCCCGGGGGCTGATTCCCGAGCAGGGCCAGCAGGTGCTGGATCTGAAGATTCCCGGCGTGTATGGCGTCGAGGAATTCCGCCGTTTTTATCCGGCAGGTGAGGTAACCGCGCAAGTGGTCGGCTTTACCGACGTGGATGACCACGGCCGTGAGGGCGTTGAGCTGGCCTTCGATCAATGGCTGGCCGGTGTACCCGGCAAGCGCCAGGTGCTCAAGGATCGGCGCGGCCGCATGATCAAGGATGTGCAGGTCACGAAAAATGCCAAGCCGGGCAAGACGCTGGCGCTGTCGATTGACCTGCGCCTGCAATACATGGCCCATCGCGAGTTGCGTAACGCCCTGATCGAGAACGGTGCCAAGGCCGGCAGTCTGGTGATCATGGACGTGAAAACCGGTGAAGTGCTGGCCATGGTCAACCAGCCTACCTACAACCCGAACAACCGCAGCAATCTGGATCCGCAGGCCATGCGCAATCGGGCGCTGATTGATGTGTTCGAGCCGGGCTCCACGGTCAAGCCGCTGTCGATGAGCGCGGCCCTGCAGAGCGGTCGCTGGAAGCCTTCGGATACGGTGGATGTGTGGCCGGGTTCGCTGCGCATCGGTCGCTACACCATCAAGGATGTTTCCAAGACCGAAGGGCGGACGCTGGATCTGACCGGCATCCTGATCAATTCGAGCAACGTCGGCATGAGCAAGGTCGCCTTCGATATTGGCGGCGAGACTATCTACAAGCTGATGCAGCAACTGGGACTCGGCCAGGATACCGGGCTGGGCTTTCCCGGCGAGCGTCTTGGCAACCTGCCCAACCACCGCAAGTGGCCGCAGGCGGAAACTGCCACCCTGTCTTATGGCTATGGCTTGTCGGTGACCGCGGTGCAGCTGGTGCATGCCTATGCCGTGCTGGCCAACAACGGCCGCAGCGTGCCGATGACCATGACCCGTGCCGATGTACAGCCAGCCGGCGCACAGGTGATGTCCGAAGATGTGGCAAAAACCATGCAGGGCATGTTGCAGCAGGTGATCGAAGCGCCGCGCGGTGTGTTCCGTGCGCAAGTGCCCGGTTATCACGTCTCGGGCAAGAGCGGCACCGCGCGGAAAAACAGCGTGGGCAGCAAGGGCTACCGGGAAAATGCCTATCGCTCCCTGTTTGCCGGCTTTGCGCCGAGTAGCAATCCGCGCTATGCCATGCTGGTGGTGATCGACGAACCGAGCAAGGCTGGTTATTACGGTGGTCTGGTTTCGGCGCCGGTGTTCAGCCGGGTGATGTCGAGCGTATTGCGTCTGATGAATGTGGCTCCGGACAACCTTCCGGAAGTGCCTGAGCCGGCCCCGGCCCCGGCCCCGGCCCAGGCAGCCGTGCAGCAGCCCGTCAGTGGAGGGCGCATCTGATGCCTATGCCACTTAACCAGCTGCTGCCGCAGGCAGAAACTTCGGTGCTGATTCGCGAGCTGACACTGGATAGCCGCAAAGTGCTGCCCGGCGACATGTTTCTGGCCATACCCGGCGCCCAACAGGATGCCCGCGATCATATTGCCGATGCTGTTGCACGCGGTGCGGCAGCAGTGGTTTACGAAGCCGAAGGTGCGCCGTTTGCACTGGCCAATCCCGGCGTAGCGCTGATTCCGCTCAAAGGGCTGTCGGCCCAGTTGTCAGCGATTGCCGGCCGCTTCTACGGCGAGCCGAGCCGGGCCATGCATCTGGTCGGCGTGACCGGCACCAACGGCAAGACCAGCGTGACGCAGTTACTGGCACAGGCGCTGGATCTGCTGGGCGAGCCTTGCGGCATTGTTGGCACGCTGGGCTGCGGCTTTCATGGTGCCTTGCAGGCAGGGCGGCATACCACGCCGGATGCACTGGCTGTGCAGGCCATGCTGGCCCGGTTGAAACAGACCGGCGCCCGGGCGGTGGCCATGGAAGTGTCCTCACACGGCCTGGATCAGGATCGTGTTGCAGCGCTGGATTTTGATGTGGCGGTGTTCACCAATCTGACCCGCGACCACCTTGACTACCACGGCTCCATGGATAGCTATGCCGCAGCCAAGGCGCGGCTGTTTGCCTGGCCGCAGCTCAAGTGCCGGGTAATCAATCTGGATGATGCCTTCGGTCGCGATCTGGCGAAACAGCGCCTGCCTTCGCGCTTGATCGGCTATAGCCTGGATAACCCGAGAGCAGATCTCTATTGCCTGGACGCACAGTTCAGTGACCAGGGAATTCAGGCCCGCATAGTCACCCCGCAAGGGGATGGTTTGCTGCGCAGTTCGTTGATCGGGCTGTTCAATCTGAGCAATCTGCTGGCTGCCATCGGTGCACTGATGGCACTGGGTTATCCGCAAGACGAGATTCTCGCGGTGATTCCCCGCCTGCAAGGCCCGGCAGGGCGCATGCAGCGTCTGGGTGGCGAGCAACAGCCGCTGGTGGTGGTGGATTACGCCCATACCCCGGATGCACTGGAAAAAGTGCTTGCCGCACTGCGCCCGCAAGTCAGCGGCGAACTGTTGTGTCTGTTCGGTTGCGGTGGTGACCGTGACCGTGGCAAGCGTGCGCTGATGGCCGAAGTCGCCGAGCGGCTGGCCGACCGTGTGCTGGTCACCGATGACAATCCGCGCAGCGAAGATCCGGCGCAGATATTCAGCGATATACGTGCCGGTTTTGTCCATCCGGAGCGGGTTACCTTCAAGCATGGCCGTGATCAGGCCATCAGCAGCCTGATTGCCGCTGCCAAAGCCGGTGATGTGCTGGTGCTGGCCGGCAAAGGCCATGAGGACTATCAGGAAATCAATGGTCAGCGCCTGCCGTTTTCCGACTTGCAGGAAGCTGCCAGGGCGTTGGCTGCGCGGGAGGTGCCGCATGCTTAAGGCGCTGACCCTGAGTGAAATCGCGGCGCCGCTGGGCGGTCGTCTGCTGGGTGCCGATGCGCAGTTTGCTGCGGTCTGCACCGACAGCCGGCAGATCGTGCCGGGACAGCTGTTCATTGCCCTGAGCGGGCCGAATTTCGATGGCCATGACTACCTGGCGGATGTGGCGGCCAAAGGTGCGGTGGCGGCACTGGTCGAGCGGGCGGTAGCAAACTGCCAGCTGCCACAGTTGCTGGTAGCCGATACCCGTCTGGCGCTGGGTCAGCTCGGTGCGCTTAATCGTCAGGCTTATCAGGGCCCGCTGGTCGCAATCACCGGTTCCAGTGGCAAGACCACGGTCAAGGAAATGCTCGCCAGTATCCTGCGTGCCGGACTGGGCGGAGAGGTACTGGCTACCCGCGGCAACCTGAACAACGATCTGGGTGCACCCTTGACCCTGCTCGAACTGGGCGCGCAGCACGTGGCGGCAGTGATCGAGCTGGGTGCCAATCATCTCGGCGAGATTGCCTATACCGTCGGCCTGACCCGTCCGCAGGTGGCGATCCTGAACAATGCCGGCAGCGCCCATGTGGGCGAATTCGGTGGCCCGGAAAAGATCGTTGAGGCCAAGGGCGAGATCATCGATGGTCTGGCTGCTGACGGTGTGGCGGTGCTGAATCGGGACGACAAGGCCTTCGGCATCTGGCAACAACGCGCCGGCGGCAGAAAGGTCCTGAGCTTTGCCTTGCGCAATCCGGCGGCAGACTTTTCTGCCCGTGACATCCAGCAGGATGCGCGTGGCTGCCCGGCCTTTACCCTGCAGGGTCTGGCGGGCGAGGCACGCATCCAGCTGAACCTGCTCGGTGAGCACAATGTGGCCAATGCCCTGGCCGCCTGTGCGGCTGCCCATGCACTGCAGGTGCCGCTGGTCGGAATCCGTCAGGGGCTGGAAAGCCTGCAGCCGGTCAAGGGCCGCGGCGTAGCGCGGTTGGCGGCCAGTGGCATGCGGGTTATCGACGATACCTACAATGCCAACCCGGTTTCGATGTGTGCCGCGGTTGATATACTCGCCGCCTTCTCCGGCCGCACCGTTCTGGTGTTGGGAGACATGGGCGAGCTGGGCGAGTGGGCCGAGCAGGGGCATCGCGAAGTCGGTGAATATGCCGCCGGCAAAGTCAGTGCGCTATATGCCGTTGGTCCGCTGATGCGCCATGCCGTGGCCGCGTTCGGCGGCAGCGGCCGTCATTTCGCCGATCAGGCCAGCCTGATCGACGCTTTGACCGAAGAGCAGGGACCCTCAACCACGCTATTGATCAAAGGCTCGCGCAGTGCGGCCATGGACAAGGTCGTCGCTGCACTTTGCGCAACCACTGAGGAGTCTCACTAATGCTGCTGCTGCTAGCGGAGTATCTGCAACAGTTCTACAAGGGCTTCGGGGTCTTCCAGTACCTGACCCTGCGCGGCATCCTTGGCGTGCTGACGGCATTGGCACTGTCGCTGTGGCTGGGTCCGTGGATGATCCGCACCCTGCAGATCCGCCAGATCGGCCAGGCGGTACGCAATGACGGGCCGCAATCGCATCTGTCGAAGAAGGGCACACCGACCATGGGCGGTGCGCTGATTATCTCGGCAATCGCCATCAGCACGCTGCTCTGGGCTGACCTGAGCAACCGCTATGTGTGGGTGGTGCTGGCTGTCA of Pseudomonas pohangensis contains these proteins:
- a CDS encoding UDP-N-acetylmuramoyl-L-alanyl-D-glutamate--2,6-diaminopimelate ligase; the encoded protein is MPMPLNQLLPQAETSVLIRELTLDSRKVLPGDMFLAIPGAQQDARDHIADAVARGAAAVVYEAEGAPFALANPGVALIPLKGLSAQLSAIAGRFYGEPSRAMHLVGVTGTNGKTSVTQLLAQALDLLGEPCGIVGTLGCGFHGALQAGRHTTPDALAVQAMLARLKQTGARAVAMEVSSHGLDQDRVAALDFDVAVFTNLTRDHLDYHGSMDSYAAAKARLFAWPQLKCRVINLDDAFGRDLAKQRLPSRLIGYSLDNPRADLYCLDAQFSDQGIQARIVTPQGDGLLRSSLIGLFNLSNLLAAIGALMALGYPQDEILAVIPRLQGPAGRMQRLGGEQQPLVVVDYAHTPDALEKVLAALRPQVSGELLCLFGCGGDRDRGKRALMAEVAERLADRVLVTDDNPRSEDPAQIFSDIRAGFVHPERVTFKHGRDQAISSLIAAAKAGDVLVLAGKGHEDYQEINGQRLPFSDLQEAARALAAREVPHA
- a CDS encoding UDP-N-acetylmuramoyl-tripeptide--D-alanyl-D-alanine ligase, coding for MLKALTLSEIAAPLGGRLLGADAQFAAVCTDSRQIVPGQLFIALSGPNFDGHDYLADVAAKGAVAALVERAVANCQLPQLLVADTRLALGQLGALNRQAYQGPLVAITGSSGKTTVKEMLASILRAGLGGEVLATRGNLNNDLGAPLTLLELGAQHVAAVIELGANHLGEIAYTVGLTRPQVAILNNAGSAHVGEFGGPEKIVEAKGEIIDGLAADGVAVLNRDDKAFGIWQQRAGGRKVLSFALRNPAADFSARDIQQDARGCPAFTLQGLAGEARIQLNLLGEHNVANALAACAAAHALQVPLVGIRQGLESLQPVKGRGVARLAASGMRVIDDTYNANPVSMCAAVDILAAFSGRTVLVLGDMGELGEWAEQGHREVGEYAAGKVSALYAVGPLMRHAVAAFGGSGRHFADQASLIDALTEEQGPSTTLLIKGSRSAAMDKVVAALCATTEESH